In the Parasteatoda tepidariorum isolate YZ-2023 chromosome 3, CAS_Ptep_4.0, whole genome shotgun sequence genome, one interval contains:
- the LOC107453183 gene encoding uncharacterized protein isoform X4 translates to MPDAEKVCNDCKNLVELLYKLKSDDLMLRQEGVFGLCEIIANASGLCQVIGSGGLHLMFSLALNGDLKIKKAVASVLNTITQRVVLNNFLLESGCLKLIKNFLVSSYDSSEILSDSLSVLNLFCMDSNLRLEVLKEGIVDPLLSLVCTSGTTAVFASRVLQLLVSHFDYHEYLLQNHSNIIKYLFDALLIEDYQMQNCISKILVYLSAGSQAFRDLIIQEEMQKTKPLLFLMKGTCESVLVNAVCIVSNVSISINQDIAHEYVTAMCELLSLVNDYDAELLGQIGRGLANFSECPSNFLCVIHHLPVIISKLLKSNFEIPKMHCCRLINYLLVSETAVVLNVLSQSGMEEFLEILFDLPDIKDILNNLFLRKVSRLSVSQ, encoded by the exons ATGCCAGATGCAGAAAAAGTTTGCaatgattgtaaaaatttagtagAATTATTATACAAGTTAAAGTCTGATGATTTG aTGTTGAGGCAAGAGGGTGTATTTGGTCTGTGTGAAATAATAGCCAATGCTTCTGGCCTTTGTcaa GTAATTGGAAGTGGTGGTTTGCATTTGATGTTCTCTTTAGCTCTTAATGGAGACCTCAAAATAAAG aaagctGTTGCTTCAGTCTTAAATACCATTACCCAAAGAGTAGTTctgaacaattttttacttgaatCTGGTTGtctgaaattaataaagaa ttttctggtTTCATCCTATGACTCCAGTGAAATTCTTAGTGATAGCTTGAGcgttctaaatttattttgcatggaTTCTAATTTAAGATTGGaag TTTTAAAGGAAGGCATTGTAGATCCTTTGCTTTCTTTGGTTTGCACTTCTGGTACAACAGCCGTATTTGCTTCCAGAGTCCTGCAACTTCTTGTCAGTCATTTTGATTATCATGAATATCTACTGCAA aatcaTTCGAACATTATTAAATACCTTTTTGATGCTCTTCTGATTGAAGATTATCag ATGCAAAActgtatttctaaaattctagTTTATTTATCTGCTGGGTCACAAGCCTTTCGAGACTTAATCATACAG GAAGAAATGCAGAAAACAAAACCCCTTCTTTTTCTGATGAAAGGAACTTGTGAAAGTGTGCTGGTCAATGCAGTCTGTATTGTATCAAATGTTTCTATTTCCATTAATCaa gacATTGCTCACGAATATGTAACTGCTATGTGTGAACTGCTGTCACTGGTGAATGATTATGATGCTGAGCTACTTGGACAGATAGGAAGAGGATTAGCTAATTTTTCAGAATGTCCATCCAATTTTCTGTGTGTG ATTCATCATCTTCCAGTTATCATTTCCAAACTCTTGAAATCCAATTTTGAGATCCCTAAGATGCACTGTTgtcgtttaataaattatctccTTGTATCAGAAACAGCTGTTGTATTGAATGTGCTTTCTCA GTCAGGAATggaagaatttttagaaattctgttTGATTTGCCAGACATAAAggatattttgaacaatttatttcttagaaaagtGTCTCGTCTTTCTGTTTCTCAATAA